The following proteins come from a genomic window of Micromonospora zamorensis:
- a CDS encoding DEAD/DEAH box helicase: MSSAPAQHDAPIDAPIDAAPAGAEEVYAFTELGLRPELLGALSALGYEEPTPIQREAIPPLLEGRDLLGQAATGTGKTAAFALPLLNLMTAHRQGGDPVALVLVPTRELAVQVSEAFHRYGKDLGARVLPIYGGQPIGRQLRALDSGVDVVVATPGRALDHIARGTLRLGGLATVVLDEADEMLDMGFAEDIEAILEHAPAERQTVLFSATMPSRIDGMARQHLREPVRIEIGREPTVAGEAPRVRQSAYIVTRAHKPAALGRVLDVESPTAAIVFCRSREEVDRLTETMNGRGYRSEALHGGMSQEQRDRVMGRLRAGTADLLVATDVAARGLDIEQLSHVVNYDVPSAPESYVHRIGRVGRAGREGVAITLAEPREHRMLKTIERVTGQRITIDKIPTVADMRTRRLELTQAALRESLLEDDLDPFRVIVETLTDEFDLMEVALAAVKLAHEVTSPGSDDEEEIPQVPVRGPREGRPETGGRGGDRRGGGRPRSGGGNTVQVFVGLGRRAGVRPQDLVGAITGETGIRGRDIGSIEIADRFSLVEVPQGVADEVISGLRQSTIKGRKATVRRDRGGDER; this comes from the coding sequence ATGAGTTCCGCACCTGCACAGCACGACGCACCGATCGACGCACCGATTGACGCCGCCCCCGCCGGCGCCGAAGAGGTGTACGCCTTCACCGAGCTCGGGCTGCGTCCCGAGCTGCTGGGCGCGCTGTCCGCCCTCGGCTACGAGGAGCCGACCCCGATCCAGCGGGAGGCGATCCCACCACTGCTGGAGGGTCGGGACCTGCTGGGCCAGGCGGCCACCGGCACCGGCAAGACGGCGGCGTTCGCGCTCCCGCTGCTGAACCTCATGACGGCGCACCGCCAGGGCGGTGACCCGGTGGCGCTGGTGTTGGTGCCGACCCGTGAGCTGGCGGTGCAGGTCTCCGAGGCGTTCCACCGCTACGGCAAGGACCTGGGTGCCCGGGTGCTGCCGATCTACGGTGGGCAGCCGATCGGGCGGCAGCTGCGGGCACTGGACAGCGGTGTCGACGTGGTGGTGGCCACCCCCGGGCGGGCCCTCGACCACATCGCCCGGGGCACGTTGCGCCTGGGCGGGCTCGCCACGGTGGTGCTCGACGAGGCCGACGAGATGCTCGACATGGGCTTCGCCGAGGACATCGAGGCGATCCTGGAGCACGCTCCGGCCGAGCGTCAGACTGTGCTCTTCTCGGCCACCATGCCGTCGCGCATCGACGGGATGGCCCGGCAGCACCTGCGCGAACCGGTCCGGATCGAGATCGGCCGGGAGCCGACGGTCGCGGGCGAGGCGCCGCGGGTGCGGCAGAGCGCGTACATCGTGACCCGGGCCCACAAGCCGGCCGCGTTGGGCCGGGTGCTGGACGTGGAGTCGCCCACCGCGGCGATCGTGTTCTGCCGCAGCCGGGAAGAGGTCGACCGGCTGACCGAGACGATGAACGGCCGGGGCTACCGCTCCGAGGCGCTGCACGGCGGCATGAGCCAGGAGCAGCGCGACCGGGTGATGGGCCGGCTGCGGGCGGGCACCGCCGACCTGCTGGTGGCCACCGACGTGGCGGCCCGTGGGCTGGACATCGAGCAGCTGTCCCACGTCGTCAACTACGACGTGCCGTCCGCCCCGGAGTCGTACGTGCACCGGATCGGCCGGGTGGGTCGGGCCGGCCGCGAGGGCGTGGCGATCACCCTCGCCGAGCCGCGTGAGCACCGGATGCTCAAGACCATCGAGCGGGTGACCGGCCAGCGGATCACCATCGACAAGATCCCCACAGTGGCCGACATGCGGACCCGCCGGTTGGAGCTGACCCAGGCGGCGCTGCGGGAGAGCCTGCTGGAGGACGACCTCGACCCGTTCCGGGTCATCGTGGAGACGCTGACCGACGAGTTCGACCTGATGGAGGTCGCCCTCGCCGCCGTGAAGCTGGCCCACGAGGTGACGTCGCCGGGCTCCGACGACGAGGAGGAGATCCCGCAGGTCCCGGTCCGCGGTCCCCGCGAGGGTCGACCGGAGACCGGCGGCCGGGGCGGCGACCGTCGGGGCGGGGGCCGGCCGCGCTCCGGCGGCGGCAACACCGTCCAGGTCTTCGTCGGCCTGGGCCGGCGCGCCGGGGTGCGCCCGCAGGACCTGGTCGGCGCGATCACCGGGGAAACCGGGATCCGTGGTCGGGACATCGGCTCGATCGAGATCGCCGACCGGTTCTCGCTGGTGGAGGTGCCGCAGGGGGTGGCCGACGAGGTGATCTCCGGGTTGCGCCAGAGCACGATCAAGGGCCGCAAGGCCACAGTGCGCCGCGACCGCGGGGGCGACGAGCGCTGA
- a CDS encoding DoxX family protein, with product MNVVLWIIQILLAVVFAGAGFAKLTQPKDKLREMMRWVDPVPPTQVKALGAVELLAALGLVLPPLTGIATVLTPLAATGLVIVMIGGVLVHLRDRKKQDTAEQRRTELQGAITCAVLLVLAAVVAWGRFGPYSF from the coding sequence GTGAACGTGGTGCTCTGGATCATCCAGATCCTGCTCGCCGTCGTCTTCGCCGGCGCCGGCTTCGCCAAGCTGACCCAGCCCAAGGACAAGCTGCGCGAGATGATGCGGTGGGTGGACCCGGTCCCGCCGACCCAGGTCAAGGCGCTCGGCGCCGTCGAGCTGCTGGCCGCCCTCGGGCTGGTGCTGCCCCCACTCACCGGCATCGCCACCGTGCTCACCCCGCTCGCCGCCACCGGGCTGGTCATCGTCATGATCGGCGGCGTCCTCGTGCACCTGCGCGACAGGAAGAAGCAGGACACGGCGGAGCAACGTCGTACGGAGCTGCAAGGCGCGATCACCTGCGCGGTGCTGCTCGTGCTCGCCGCCGTGGTGGCGTGGGGCCGGTTCGGGCCGTACTCCTTCTGA
- the lon gene encoding endopeptidase La, producing the protein MATLPVLPLTDAVLLPGMVIPVTLDPTTQAAIDAARATGDRKLLAVPRIDGEYGPVGVVATIEKVGRLPEGEPAAVIRGLSRARIGSGVPGPGAALWVEASELDEPAPAGRARELAREYRALVTSVLQQRGAWQVIDAVERMTDLSELADSAGYAPWLTLDQKTELLTAPDVTARLELLVGWVKDYLAEQEVTEQINSDVREGLEKSQREFLLRQQLAAIRKELGEDEPDGSADYRSRVESAELPEKVREAAMREVGKLERASDASPEAGWIRTWLDTVLEMPWGTRTEDNTDLAAARAVLDADHAGLADVKDRILEYLAVRNRRAERNLGVVGGRGSGAVLALAGPPGVGKTSLGESVARALGRNFVRVSLGGVRDEAEIRGHRRTYVGALPGRIVRALREAGSMNPVVLLDEVDKLAAGYAGDPAAALLEVLDPAQNHTFRDHYLEVDLDLSDVLFLATANVVESIPGPLLDRMELVTLDGYTEDEKVAIARDHLLPRQRERAGLTADEVEIADEALALIAGEYTREAGVRQLERGLAKILRKVAVTLATDPSPVRVDTDNLTRYLGRPKFTPESAERTAVPGVATGLAVTGAGGDVLFIEATSMEGEPGLTLTGQLGDVMKESAHIALSYLRSNGRRFGIDPNVLAGRRIHVHFPAGAVPKDGPSAGITMVTALASLVTGRPVRPEFGMTGEVTLSGRVLPIGGVKQKLLAAHRAGLTEVIIPARNEPDLDDLPTEVREALTVHTLADVADVLALALRPADVKTLDGPALFAA; encoded by the coding sequence ATGGCAACTCTTCCGGTACTTCCCCTGACCGACGCCGTGCTGCTGCCCGGCATGGTCATCCCGGTGACCCTCGACCCGACCACCCAGGCCGCGATCGACGCGGCCCGGGCGACCGGCGACCGCAAGCTGCTGGCCGTGCCGCGCATCGACGGCGAGTACGGCCCGGTCGGCGTGGTCGCCACCATCGAGAAGGTCGGCCGGCTGCCCGAGGGTGAGCCCGCCGCCGTCATCCGTGGCCTGTCCCGGGCCCGGATCGGCTCCGGCGTGCCCGGCCCCGGCGCCGCACTCTGGGTCGAGGCCTCCGAACTCGACGAACCCGCTCCCGCCGGCCGCGCCCGGGAACTCGCCCGCGAGTACCGCGCCCTGGTGACCTCCGTGCTCCAGCAGCGGGGTGCCTGGCAGGTCATCGACGCGGTGGAGCGGATGACCGACCTGTCCGAGCTGGCCGACTCGGCCGGCTACGCGCCCTGGCTGACCCTGGACCAGAAGACCGAACTGCTCACCGCGCCGGACGTGACCGCCCGGCTGGAGCTGCTGGTCGGCTGGGTGAAGGACTACCTGGCCGAGCAGGAGGTCACCGAGCAGATCAACAGTGACGTCCGCGAGGGGCTGGAGAAGTCCCAGCGGGAGTTCCTGCTGCGCCAGCAGCTCGCCGCGATCCGTAAGGAGCTGGGTGAGGACGAGCCGGACGGCTCGGCCGACTACCGCTCCCGGGTCGAGTCCGCCGAGCTGCCGGAGAAGGTCCGCGAGGCGGCCATGCGCGAGGTCGGCAAGCTGGAGCGGGCCAGCGACGCCTCCCCGGAGGCGGGCTGGATCCGCACCTGGCTGGACACCGTGCTCGAAATGCCGTGGGGCACGCGTACCGAGGACAACACCGACCTGGCTGCCGCCCGGGCGGTGCTCGACGCCGACCACGCCGGCCTGGCCGATGTGAAGGACCGCATCCTGGAGTACCTGGCCGTGCGCAACCGTCGCGCCGAGCGCAACCTCGGCGTGGTCGGCGGTCGCGGCTCCGGCGCGGTGCTCGCCCTCGCCGGCCCTCCCGGGGTCGGCAAGACCAGCCTCGGTGAGTCCGTGGCGCGCGCGCTCGGGCGTAACTTCGTCCGGGTGTCGCTCGGTGGCGTCCGCGACGAGGCGGAGATCCGCGGTCACCGGCGCACCTACGTCGGCGCGCTGCCCGGTCGGATCGTCCGCGCGCTGCGCGAGGCCGGCTCGATGAACCCGGTCGTGCTCCTCGACGAGGTGGACAAGCTGGCCGCCGGCTACGCCGGTGACCCGGCCGCCGCCCTGCTGGAGGTGCTCGACCCGGCGCAGAACCACACCTTCCGGGATCACTACCTGGAGGTCGACCTCGACCTGTCCGACGTGCTGTTCCTGGCCACCGCGAACGTGGTGGAGTCCATCCCCGGCCCGCTGCTGGACCGGATGGAACTGGTCACTCTGGACGGCTACACCGAGGACGAGAAGGTCGCCATCGCCCGTGACCACCTGCTGCCCCGGCAGCGGGAGCGGGCCGGGCTGACCGCCGACGAGGTGGAGATCGCCGACGAGGCGTTGGCGCTGATCGCGGGGGAGTACACCCGGGAGGCCGGTGTCCGGCAGCTCGAACGTGGCCTCGCCAAGATCCTGCGCAAGGTGGCGGTGACACTGGCGACCGACCCGTCGCCGGTACGCGTCGACACCGACAACCTCACCCGTTACCTGGGGCGACCGAAGTTCACCCCGGAGTCGGCCGAGCGCACCGCCGTGCCCGGCGTGGCAACCGGCCTCGCCGTCACCGGCGCCGGTGGGGACGTGCTCTTCATCGAGGCGACCAGCATGGAGGGCGAGCCGGGGCTGACCCTGACCGGCCAGCTCGGCGACGTGATGAAGGAGTCGGCGCACATCGCCCTGTCGTACCTGCGCTCCAACGGGCGCCGGTTCGGCATCGACCCGAACGTCCTCGCCGGACGCCGGATCCACGTCCACTTCCCGGCGGGCGCGGTGCCCAAGGACGGCCCGAGCGCCGGCATCACCATGGTGACGGCCCTGGCCTCGCTGGTCACCGGCCGCCCGGTCCGCCCCGAGTTCGGGATGACCGGCGAGGTGACACTGTCCGGTCGGGTGCTGCCGATCGGCGGGGTGAAGCAGAAACTGCTCGCCGCGCACCGGGCCGGCCTCACTGAGGTGATCATCCCGGCGCGCAACGAGCCCGACCTGGACGACCTGCCGACCGAGGTGCGCGAGGCGCTGACCGTGCACACCCTGGCCGACGTGGCCGACGTGCTCGCCCTGGCGTTGCGCCCGGCCGACGTCAAGACGCTGGACGGTCCGGCGCTCTTCGCGGCCTGA
- a CDS encoding manganese catalase family protein: MFSHVKDLQFEAKPDGPDAAFARRLQEVLGGKWGEMTVANQYLYQGWNCRLPGKYKDLLLDVGTEEMGHVEMIVTMITRLLDSAPLSLTEGIAEDPGGAATFAGSNPAHFIHGGGGALPADSNGVPWNGSYITASGNLLADFQLNVTAEAQGRLQVARLFNMTDDPGVKQMLRFLLARDTMHQNMWLAAIEQLKEDGLEDMPVPEAFPDSGDLSEEYGYTYLGFSSGTDSSEGRWASGPSPDGKGEFRYDDAPRANAPEPVLPPGDPRLYGTSPGVAGSVVNTVKSKLT; the protein is encoded by the coding sequence ATGTTCAGCCATGTGAAGGACCTGCAGTTCGAAGCCAAGCCGGACGGCCCGGATGCCGCGTTCGCCCGTCGCCTGCAGGAGGTGCTGGGCGGCAAGTGGGGTGAGATGACCGTCGCCAACCAGTACCTCTACCAGGGCTGGAACTGCCGGCTGCCCGGCAAGTACAAGGACCTGCTGCTCGACGTCGGCACCGAGGAGATGGGCCACGTCGAGATGATCGTCACGATGATCACCCGGCTGCTGGACAGCGCACCGCTGTCGTTGACCGAGGGGATCGCGGAGGATCCGGGGGGCGCGGCGACCTTCGCGGGGTCGAACCCGGCGCACTTCATCCACGGTGGCGGTGGCGCGTTGCCCGCCGACTCCAACGGGGTGCCCTGGAACGGCTCGTACATCACCGCCAGCGGCAACCTGCTGGCCGACTTCCAGCTCAACGTCACGGCGGAGGCGCAGGGTCGCCTCCAGGTCGCCCGGTTGTTCAACATGACCGACGACCCGGGCGTCAAGCAGATGCTGCGCTTCCTGTTGGCCCGCGACACGATGCACCAGAACATGTGGCTGGCGGCGATCGAGCAGCTCAAGGAGGACGGCCTGGAGGACATGCCGGTGCCGGAGGCGTTCCCGGACTCCGGCGATCTCAGCGAGGAGTACGGCTACACCTACCTGGGCTTCTCCTCGGGCACCGACTCCTCCGAGGGGCGCTGGGCGTCCGGGCCCTCGCCGGATGGCAAGGGCGAGTTCCGGTACGACGACGCCCCGCGGGCGAACGCCCCGGAGCCGGTGCTGCCGCCGGGGGACCCGCGGTTGTACGGCACCAGTCCGGGTGTGGCCGGCTCGGTCGTGAACACGGTCAAGAGCAAGCTCACCTGA
- a CDS encoding sensor histidine kinase has product MRARHGLQGLLRGLRRIEPAPGEMRPPVADSELLLRVLCHEFRTPISTLTSLTRALADEQRELSGADRRAISELARDQAVHLQSLLRDATAGTGALALAPQPEPVVPLAGILREAAALVPAGRRRARATRRAGACPVPAGRTRQVLVNLVENALRHGPPDGQVGLYATVRGPGLSVLVTDEGRVDDALLSAVRRPAPAVGMSGLGLWIVRQLLVPDGGALRVHRLRPRGVALELLLPTVHPLR; this is encoded by the coding sequence ATGCGCGCACGCCACGGTCTGCAGGGCCTGCTGCGAGGGTTGCGCCGGATCGAGCCGGCTCCAGGTGAGATGCGACCACCGGTGGCGGATTCGGAGTTGCTGCTGCGGGTGTTGTGCCACGAGTTCCGTACGCCGATCAGCACCCTGACGTCGCTGACCCGCGCGCTGGCCGACGAGCAGCGAGAGCTCAGCGGCGCCGACCGGCGGGCGATCAGCGAGTTGGCCCGCGACCAGGCCGTCCACCTGCAGAGCCTGCTGCGCGACGCGACCGCCGGCACCGGCGCGCTGGCGCTGGCTCCACAGCCGGAGCCGGTTGTCCCGCTGGCGGGCATCCTGCGCGAGGCCGCCGCGCTGGTGCCGGCCGGTCGACGGCGTGCGCGGGCCACCCGGCGGGCGGGCGCCTGCCCGGTGCCGGCCGGACGGACCCGCCAGGTGCTGGTCAACCTGGTGGAGAACGCGCTGCGGCACGGGCCACCGGACGGGCAGGTGGGCCTGTACGCCACAGTGCGTGGGCCTGGCCTGAGCGTCCTGGTCACCGACGAGGGACGGGTCGACGACGCGTTGCTGTCCGCGGTGCGCCGCCCGGCGCCGGCGGTCGGGATGTCCGGGCTGGGGTTGTGGATCGTGCGGCAGCTCCTCGTGCCGGACGGGGGAGCGCTGCGGGTGCACCGACTGCGACCGCGCGGCGTGGCGCTGGAGCTGCTGCTGCCGACGGTTCACCCGCTGCGCTGA
- a CDS encoding response regulator, producing the protein MRLVVVDDHPLFVRGLELLLPITTDGRAEVVASTGDAAAAAALVSQWHPDLALVDLHMPPPGGIRAVGAIRRTTPRVRVVAMSGSADPAPALEALRAGAEGFLPKTSEPEELLPPLLAVLEGWAVLPAELLHAMLRPTRAAAVDLDGEERRLLRAIAVGRNTIEIADELHVSERTVKRMTAALLRKLRVSNRAEAAALAGHAGLLDE; encoded by the coding sequence ATGCGACTTGTCGTCGTGGACGATCACCCCCTCTTCGTCCGCGGCCTCGAACTGCTGCTCCCCATCACCACCGACGGCCGCGCCGAGGTGGTCGCCTCGACCGGCGACGCCGCAGCCGCCGCGGCGCTGGTCAGCCAGTGGCACCCCGATCTGGCCCTGGTCGACCTGCACATGCCCCCACCAGGAGGCATCCGGGCGGTGGGCGCGATCCGGCGGACCACCCCACGGGTACGGGTGGTCGCGATGTCCGGTTCCGCCGACCCGGCGCCGGCGCTGGAGGCGCTGCGGGCCGGCGCCGAGGGGTTCCTGCCGAAGACCAGTGAACCGGAGGAACTGCTGCCCCCGCTGCTGGCCGTCCTGGAGGGGTGGGCGGTGCTGCCGGCCGAACTGCTGCACGCCATGCTGCGGCCGACCCGCGCCGCGGCGGTCGACCTGGACGGCGAGGAACGTCGGCTGCTGCGGGCGATCGCCGTCGGCCGCAACACCATCGAGATCGCCGACGAACTGCACGTCTCGGAGCGGACGGTGAAACGAATGACCGCCGCGTTGCTGCGCAAGTTGCGGGTGTCCAACCGGGCGGAGGCAGCCGCCCTCGCCGGGCACGCTGGCCTCCTCGACGAATGA
- a CDS encoding histone-like nucleoid-structuring protein Lsr2, with protein sequence MARKVITVLTDDLDGGKADRTVEFSLDGVAYTIDVSDENAGVLRKALDPYINAGRRIGRGPVESARTVRRPGRPAGAGMDREQNRAIREWAVKNGYKISERGRIPVEVVEAYKSR encoded by the coding sequence ATGGCGAGAAAAGTAATCACGGTCCTGACCGACGACCTCGACGGTGGGAAGGCAGACCGGACGGTCGAGTTCAGTCTCGACGGCGTGGCCTACACGATCGACGTCTCGGACGAGAATGCCGGTGTCCTGCGCAAGGCACTGGACCCGTACATCAATGCGGGTCGGCGGATCGGGCGTGGCCCGGTGGAGAGCGCCCGCACAGTCCGGCGGCCGGGGCGACCCGCCGGCGCGGGAATGGATCGGGAGCAGAACCGGGCCATCCGGGAATGGGCCGTCAAGAACGGCTACAAGATTTCCGAACGAGGCCGGATCCCGGTCGAGGTCGTCGAGGCTTACAAGAGCCGCTGA